Below is a genomic region from Luoshenia tenuis.
CTACTGGTTCTGCGAAAATTATAAGGCCTATAATGAGCGCGAGGACGAGATGCCCTTTGACCAGCATATGCTGCTGGCGCTGATCGCCCCGCGGCTGCTGTATGTTTCCAGCGCCAGCGAAGATAGCTGGGCCGACCCGGAGGCGGAGTACCGGGGCGCCTATGAGGCGGGCGCCGTCTATGCGCTATACGGCCTTAAAGGGCTGGCACAAAGGCAGATGCCGGGCATTGACCAGCCCCGCCACGAAAACGCGGTGGGCTATCACCTGCGCGCGGGCGAGCACGACATGACGCCTCATGATTGGGCATTTTTTATGGATTTTCTGGATCGCCATTGGCCAAACGACTGATGAGAGGGCGCGAATTTTCGCGCCCTTTTTTGCAGCGCCGCTGCTATACGCGCCCGCCCGGGCGTACAATATAAAAAGATAGATCGAGCACACATCTTTACGTGAAGAACAGGCGACCCAACCCAAGAGAAAAGAACAAAAGCGGCTGCGGAAAATGCCCGGCAGAAGCTTGCATATCGACCTTATGCGTGACCGTATCCTTTTCGCATCCGCATTTTTAAGAAGGGGGATATGAAGTTGAGGATTTCCATTTGCGTCAATTCTGTGTACGCGGGGCGGGACTTTGTGGAGAGCATTTATGCCTGCGCGGCAGCCGGGGTCAAGGCGATCGACATGTGGAGCTGGCGGGACCAGGATATGGAGGCGGTGGGCCGGGCACTGGCGCAGACCGGCATACAGATCGCCGCCATGAGCGCGGGCTGCTCTAAAATGGTGACGCCGAAGGATAGCGCGGCCTTTGCCGGCGGCATACGCGAGGCGATCGCCGTGGCCGACCGGGTGGGCTGCAAGACCCTGATCGCCGGGCCTGGGGATGCGGCCTGCGGGCTTTCGCGGGGCTACCAGCACGACAACATCGTTTCCGCGCTCAAGGCCGCCGCCCCTATCCTGGCAGACGCGGGCAAGACCTTGG
It encodes:
- a CDS encoding hydroxypyruvate isomerase family protein translates to MRISICVNSVYAGRDFVESIYACAAAGVKAIDMWSWRDQDMEAVGRALAQTGIQIAAMSAGCSKMVTPKDSAAFAGGIREAIAVADRVGCKTLIAGPGDAACGLSRGYQHDNIVSALKAAAPILADAGKTLVLEPLNTAVDHPKAYLWSSDEAYDILNEVDQPHIKMLYDIYHQQIMEGDVLTHIQRMLGRIGHFHAAGVPGRHELDGGELNYTAVLDAIRQAGYAGFVGLEYYPSEGTAPEEGFTPYLQRYGG